One Microbacterium sp. W4I20 DNA window includes the following coding sequences:
- a CDS encoding tyrosine-type recombinase/integrase gives MELAEAAEAFAEHLEKVRRLSPATVKAYRSDLRDLGASAGQVDLDAVDLEALRDWLWRATQRGDARSTLARRAAAARSFFSWAQEEGLVEHDPSLRLIAPKKGRTLPTVASHDAMSGLLDAQRTAADSGDPIALRDHAILELLYGAGIRVSELCGLDIDDLDLDRGTARVLGKGSKERVVPYGTPARDAVAAYLRRARPVLVARASVGTPAVMLGARGGRIGPRTVYSLVARVLGPIVGAETVGPHALRHTAATHLLDGGADLRAVQEILGHASLGTTQIYTHVSAERLSATYRLAHPRA, from the coding sequence ATGGAACTCGCCGAGGCCGCAGAGGCGTTCGCCGAGCACCTCGAGAAGGTGCGCAGGCTGTCGCCGGCGACCGTCAAGGCCTACCGTTCCGATCTGCGCGACCTCGGTGCGTCGGCAGGACAGGTCGACCTCGACGCGGTCGACCTCGAAGCGCTGCGGGACTGGCTCTGGCGGGCGACCCAGCGCGGAGACGCCCGCTCCACGCTCGCTCGCCGCGCCGCCGCCGCCCGCTCCTTCTTCAGCTGGGCGCAGGAGGAGGGGCTCGTCGAGCACGATCCGAGCCTTCGCCTGATCGCCCCCAAGAAGGGCCGCACCCTTCCCACGGTCGCGTCCCACGACGCGATGTCCGGGCTCCTCGACGCGCAGCGTACGGCGGCCGACTCAGGGGACCCGATCGCGCTGCGCGATCATGCGATCCTGGAACTGCTGTACGGCGCCGGCATCCGCGTCTCGGAGCTCTGCGGACTCGACATCGACGACCTCGATCTCGACCGCGGCACCGCGCGGGTGCTCGGCAAAGGCTCCAAAGAGCGCGTCGTCCCGTACGGGACTCCCGCTCGGGATGCCGTCGCGGCGTACCTCCGACGCGCGCGACCGGTGTTGGTCGCACGGGCCTCGGTAGGAACGCCCGCGGTGATGCTCGGCGCGCGCGGTGGTCGAATCGGTCCACGCACCGTGTACTCGCTCGTCGCACGCGTGCTCGGACCGATCGTCGGTGCCGAGACCGTCGGACCGCACGCGCTCCGTCACACGGCAGCGACGCACCTCCTCGACGGAGGCGCCGACCTGCGGGCGGTGCAGGAGATCCTCGGCCACGCCAGCCTCGGCACGACGCAGATCTACACCCACGTCTCTGCCGAAAGACTGTCCGCCACCTACCGGCTCGCACATCCACGGGCCTGA
- a CDS encoding glycosyl transferase, with the protein MRFVWAVVAFVLAAVLIGSGMAQRTIFLGPDSQQTKVDIEEPAPFVLLDGDVLRTNPGAQTLLIRGGGEIFASYGRTPDMEAWLADSAYNHVTVDKAGALEVTHVEAAAPTDEPAEEPEAGSEENPGDATGEEPTGRNPVGSDLWLDSFSDENALIADNMQLPEGTSVLIAHDGTENAPDDIVVSWPLDNTTPWAGPLMVAGGVVLLIGLILYILGIRYQRRGRGPRRKGPGPMPITEPIDVAALPAADRAALEPATDETTPNSDPTPEVEEAEIVDEAREQDSRNAMRASRPNRRRRLLALPALALTAVLAAGCSAESWPQFGDAAPTPSPTPTVIAPENQKPPAVTEAQATRILQNISDTLVEADTALDLDLAKTRLDGRALAARTTEYALRTKLTDTPLPSAIPTDKFEVVLPEATDRWPRTVLVLSKSTEDDTVPPVILTMTQQDPWANYKVTDMAEMSADVVFPEVAAPWLGSSLVPSDSAFLRMPPAELAAAFADVVDAGEKSPSYDLFDDISLSLAKSITESRAALNQKLKDKGADKTSKAAFDMVPTGDDPVSMTTLDSGAIVAISLEDIEKVTPTVSDAVIRLADNPQAKALTGVSEAAKGVESTYGFQLFFSVPAQGSSEQIRLLAVRQDMLSAKVIK; encoded by the coding sequence GTGCGTTTCGTATGGGCCGTCGTGGCCTTCGTGCTGGCCGCGGTGCTGATCGGGTCGGGGATGGCTCAGCGCACCATCTTCCTCGGACCCGACTCCCAACAGACGAAGGTCGACATCGAGGAGCCGGCCCCGTTCGTCCTCCTCGACGGCGACGTCCTCCGGACCAACCCCGGGGCGCAGACCCTGCTCATCCGCGGCGGCGGAGAGATCTTCGCCAGCTACGGTCGCACGCCCGACATGGAGGCGTGGCTGGCGGACTCGGCTTACAACCACGTGACGGTCGACAAGGCGGGCGCACTCGAGGTCACGCACGTCGAAGCGGCTGCCCCGACCGACGAGCCTGCTGAGGAACCCGAGGCGGGTTCCGAGGAGAACCCCGGCGACGCGACGGGGGAGGAGCCCACCGGCCGCAACCCGGTCGGGTCGGACCTGTGGCTGGACTCCTTCAGCGACGAGAACGCCCTCATCGCCGACAACATGCAGCTGCCGGAGGGCACCAGCGTCCTGATCGCGCACGACGGCACCGAGAATGCCCCCGACGACATCGTCGTCTCCTGGCCGCTCGACAACACGACGCCCTGGGCCGGTCCGCTCATGGTCGCCGGCGGTGTCGTGCTGCTGATCGGACTCATCCTGTACATCCTCGGAATCCGCTATCAGCGGCGAGGTCGTGGCCCGCGGCGCAAGGGACCCGGTCCCATGCCGATCACCGAGCCCATCGATGTAGCCGCGTTGCCGGCCGCGGATCGAGCTGCTCTTGAACCGGCGACGGACGAGACCACTCCGAACAGCGATCCGACGCCGGAGGTCGAGGAGGCCGAGATCGTGGACGAAGCCAGAGAGCAGGATTCCCGCAACGCGATGCGCGCGTCCCGCCCGAACCGCCGCCGTCGCCTGTTGGCCCTTCCGGCTCTGGCGCTGACCGCCGTGCTCGCTGCCGGCTGCTCCGCTGAATCCTGGCCGCAGTTCGGAGACGCCGCGCCGACACCTTCGCCCACCCCGACGGTGATCGCACCCGAGAACCAGAAGCCGCCGGCTGTCACCGAAGCCCAGGCGACGCGAATCCTGCAGAACATCTCGGACACCCTCGTCGAGGCCGACACGGCCCTCGATCTCGATCTCGCCAAGACCCGCCTCGACGGACGGGCATTGGCCGCGCGGACCACCGAATACGCTCTGCGCACGAAGCTCACCGACACCCCGCTGCCTTCGGCGATCCCTACCGACAAGTTCGAGGTCGTGCTTCCCGAGGCGACCGACCGCTGGCCGCGCACCGTGCTCGTGCTGTCCAAGAGCACCGAGGATGACACCGTGCCGCCGGTGATCCTGACGATGACGCAGCAGGACCCCTGGGCGAACTACAAGGTCACCGACATGGCCGAGATGTCGGCTGACGTGGTGTTCCCTGAGGTCGCGGCACCGTGGTTGGGGAGCTCGCTCGTACCCTCCGACTCCGCCTTCCTGCGGATGCCGCCCGCCGAGCTCGCTGCAGCCTTCGCCGATGTCGTCGACGCCGGGGAGAAGAGCCCGTCGTACGACCTCTTCGACGACATCTCGCTGAGCCTGGCGAAGTCGATCACCGAGAGCCGCGCCGCCCTCAACCAGAAGCTCAAGGACAAGGGCGCCGACAAGACGTCGAAGGCGGCGTTCGACATGGTCCCCACCGGTGACGACCCCGTGTCGATGACCACACTCGACAGCGGCGCGATCGTGGCGATCTCGCTCGAGGACATCGAGAAGGTGACGCCGACCGTCTCGGATGCCGTCATCCGCCTCGCCGACAACCCGCAGGCCAAGGCACTGACGGGTGTGTCGGAGGCCGCCAAGGGCGTCGAGTCCACGTATGGATTCCAGTTGTTCTTCTCGGTGCCCGCACAGGGCTCCTCGGAGCAGATCCGACTCCTGGCCGTGCGCCAGGACATGCTGTCAGCGAAGGTGATCAAGTGA
- a CDS encoding murein hydrolase activator EnvC, with protein sequence MRLASRTALIVLVLVLLSVSIGRSASAADSDAEGTWLWPLDGARRIAEPFRAPAHEYGAGHRGVDLVASPAAVVRAPADGVVAFRGTVVDRALLTIEHEGGFVSTFEPVTSTLDPGDAVSAGDEIGVLAVGGHAAAGTLHVGVRLEGDYINPMLMFGSVPRSVLLPCCDAL encoded by the coding sequence ATGCGTCTCGCCTCACGAACGGCCCTGATCGTCCTGGTCCTCGTCCTCCTATCCGTGTCGATCGGCCGGAGCGCCTCCGCCGCCGACAGCGATGCCGAGGGCACCTGGCTCTGGCCGCTCGACGGCGCGCGGCGGATCGCCGAGCCTTTTCGCGCGCCCGCGCACGAGTACGGAGCCGGGCACCGCGGTGTAGATCTGGTCGCATCGCCGGCAGCAGTCGTCCGCGCTCCCGCGGACGGCGTCGTGGCGTTTCGCGGAACGGTCGTCGACCGGGCGCTGCTGACGATCGAGCATGAGGGCGGATTCGTCTCGACGTTCGAGCCGGTGACGTCGACACTCGACCCGGGCGACGCGGTGTCGGCGGGAGACGAGATCGGAGTTCTCGCCGTCGGAGGACATGCTGCTGCCGGAACTCTCCACGTGGGAGTGCGTCTCGAGGGCGACTACATCAACCCGATGCTGATGTTCGGCTCGGTGCCCCGTTCCGTGCTGCTCCCCTGCTGCGATGCGCTGTAG
- the frr gene encoding ribosome recycling factor has protein sequence MIADVLAETTSRMSRAVEAAKEDFSTVRTGRANPQLFQKVLVDYYGTPTPLAQLASLANQEARTLIITPYDKSALKAIEQAVRDMPNLGANPTNDGNLVRVSMPELTAERRKEYVKLVKTKAEDAKVHVRGIRRKAKDELDALKSELGEDEISRAEKELDALTRQHVDLIDDALKRKEAELLEV, from the coding sequence GTGATCGCGGACGTCCTCGCTGAAACCACCTCTCGCATGTCTCGGGCGGTCGAGGCTGCCAAGGAGGACTTCTCCACGGTGCGCACCGGTCGTGCGAACCCGCAGCTGTTCCAGAAGGTGCTGGTGGACTACTACGGCACCCCGACGCCGTTGGCGCAGCTCGCGTCGCTGGCGAACCAGGAGGCTCGCACCCTCATCATCACGCCGTACGACAAGTCTGCCCTCAAGGCGATCGAGCAGGCCGTGCGCGACATGCCGAACCTCGGCGCCAACCCGACCAACGACGGCAACCTGGTGCGGGTCTCGATGCCCGAGCTGACGGCGGAGCGCCGCAAGGAGTACGTCAAGCTCGTCAAGACCAAGGCCGAGGACGCGAAGGTGCACGTCCGCGGCATCCGTCGCAAGGCGAAGGACGAGCTCGACGCGCTGAAGAGCGAACTGGGCGAGGACGAGATCTCACGCGCGGAGAAGGAGCTCGACGCGCTGACGCGTCAGCACGTCGACCTGATCGACGACGCTCTCAAGCGCAAAGAGGCAGAACTCCTCGAGGTGTAG
- the rpsB gene encoding 30S ribosomal protein S2: protein MAVVTIRQLLDSGVHFGHQTRRWNPKVKRFILTERSGIHIIDLQQSLGYIDKAYDFVKETVAHGGTILFVGTKKQAQEILAEQATRVGQPFVNQRWLGGLLTNFQTISKRLARMKELEELDYEVPANSGFTKKELLLKKRELDKLHKSLGGIRNLTKTPSAIWVVDAKREHLAIDEAKKLGIPVIGILDTNADPDDFQYPIPGNDDAIRSVSLLTRIIADAAAEGLQQKHNPETGDAEPLADWERELLETPADEAPAADAADAPEVQESADAAEVETAADEAAVVETPAADETAADEAGAEAHDEAIAAASGEETAEVAAAEATDAK, encoded by the coding sequence ATGGCTGTGGTCACCATCCGCCAGCTGCTCGACAGCGGCGTGCACTTCGGACACCAGACGCGTCGGTGGAACCCGAAGGTCAAGCGCTTCATCCTCACGGAGCGCAGCGGCATCCACATCATCGACCTGCAGCAGTCGCTGGGGTACATCGACAAGGCCTACGACTTCGTCAAGGAGACCGTCGCCCACGGTGGCACGATCCTCTTCGTCGGCACCAAGAAGCAGGCGCAGGAGATCCTCGCCGAGCAGGCCACTCGCGTCGGCCAGCCGTTCGTGAACCAGCGCTGGCTCGGTGGACTCCTCACGAACTTCCAGACGATCTCCAAGCGTCTCGCACGCATGAAGGAGCTCGAGGAACTCGATTACGAGGTCCCCGCGAACAGCGGCTTCACGAAGAAGGAGCTCCTCCTCAAGAAGCGCGAGCTCGACAAGCTGCACAAGTCGCTCGGCGGAATCCGCAACCTCACCAAGACGCCGTCGGCCATCTGGGTCGTCGACGCCAAGCGCGAGCACCTCGCGATCGATGAGGCCAAGAAGCTCGGCATCCCCGTGATCGGCATCCTCGACACGAACGCCGACCCGGACGACTTCCAGTACCCGATCCCCGGCAACGACGACGCGATCCGCTCCGTCTCGCTGCTGACGCGCATCATCGCCGACGCCGCGGCCGAGGGCCTGCAGCAGAAGCACAACCCGGAGACCGGCGACGCTGAGCCGCTGGCGGACTGGGAGCGCGAGCTTCTCGAGACCCCCGCCGACGAGGCGCCTGCGGCCGACGCTGCTGACGCTCCCGAGGTCCAGGAGTCCGCTGACGCCGCTGAGGTCGAGACCGCTGCCGACGAGGCCGCCGTCGTCGAGACGCCCGCAGCCGACGAGACCGCTGCCGACGAGGCCGGCGCTGAGGCGCACGACGAGGCGATCGCCGCCGCTTCCGGTGAGGAGACCGCTGAGGTCGCCGCCGCCGAAGCGACCGACGCCAAGTAA
- a CDS encoding DivIVA domain-containing protein, which produces MNEERIDEQTVAEQPPAFALTSGRTRGYHRTAVDTFLASARRAFETGGDELGAADVRTASFPLVKDGYVVADVDAALGRVEDAFAARERERVVRAQGAGAWVEQARDDAQVILDHLARPRRHRFARTGVLTFGYRIDEVDHVATRIVRYLRDGDALTPEQLRSAAFRMQRGGYREEQVDALLDATIDVILAVR; this is translated from the coding sequence ATGAACGAAGAGCGGATCGACGAGCAGACGGTGGCCGAGCAGCCCCCCGCGTTCGCGCTCACCAGCGGTCGCACCCGCGGCTATCACCGCACAGCGGTCGACACCTTCCTGGCATCTGCCCGACGTGCGTTCGAGACCGGGGGAGACGAGCTCGGCGCGGCCGACGTGCGCACCGCATCGTTCCCGCTCGTCAAGGACGGGTACGTCGTCGCGGATGTGGATGCCGCGCTGGGCCGCGTCGAAGACGCGTTCGCGGCCCGAGAACGGGAGCGCGTGGTACGCGCACAGGGCGCTGGCGCCTGGGTGGAGCAGGCGCGCGACGACGCCCAGGTCATCCTGGATCACCTCGCCCGTCCGCGCCGTCATCGCTTCGCGCGTACCGGTGTCCTCACCTTCGGCTATCGCATCGATGAGGTCGACCACGTGGCGACGCGCATCGTCCGCTACCTTCGCGACGGGGATGCATTGACCCCGGAGCAGCTGCGGTCGGCGGCGTTCCGGATGCAGCGCGGCGGTTACCGCGAAGAGCAGGTCGACGCCCTCCTCGATGCCACGATCGACGTGATTCTCGCTGTTCGCTGA
- a CDS encoding alpha/beta hydrolase: MEIRGPLELPAHREDIELGTADGLTLVGELALPESAAPAATLVTLHPLPTAGGFMDSHIIRKAAARLPALADLAVLRFNTRGTTSPRGTSGGTFDGGASEQFDVAAAMAFVREWQLPRPWLVGWSFGTELALKYGREHDIEGIILLSPPLHRASDAEVAAWAMTDRTVVVLVPELDDYLRPAEARERFASIPHAQLIAVEGGKHLWVGETQTRRVLTEIVAAVNPNALPLATHWPSEE, from the coding sequence ATGGAGATCCGCGGACCGCTGGAGCTTCCGGCGCATCGGGAGGACATCGAACTCGGAACAGCCGATGGGCTGACGCTCGTCGGCGAACTGGCGCTGCCGGAGAGTGCCGCCCCCGCGGCGACGCTCGTGACGCTGCACCCGCTGCCGACCGCCGGTGGCTTCATGGATTCGCACATCATCCGCAAGGCTGCGGCGCGGCTGCCGGCTCTCGCGGATCTCGCGGTGCTGAGGTTCAACACCCGAGGCACGACTTCGCCTCGCGGCACCAGCGGCGGGACATTCGACGGCGGCGCCTCGGAGCAGTTCGACGTCGCGGCGGCCATGGCGTTCGTCCGAGAGTGGCAGCTGCCCCGGCCGTGGCTCGTGGGTTGGTCGTTCGGCACCGAGCTCGCGCTGAAGTACGGACGTGAGCATGACATCGAGGGGATCATCCTCCTGTCGCCCCCGCTCCACCGGGCGTCGGATGCCGAGGTCGCGGCCTGGGCGATGACCGATCGCACCGTCGTGGTTCTGGTGCCCGAGCTGGACGACTATCTGCGTCCGGCCGAGGCTCGCGAACGGTTTGCGTCGATCCCGCACGCGCAGCTGATCGCGGTCGAAGGCGGCAAGCACCTGTGGGTGGGCGAGACCCAGACCAGGCGCGTGCTCACCGAGATCGTCGCCGCCGTGAATCCGAACGCGCTCCCGCTCGCGACGCACTGGCCGTCGGAGGAGTGA
- the pyrH gene encoding UMP kinase, translating to MTERTGRRRVLLKLSGEAFGAGQLGVNPDVVGQIARDIAAAVDRVEVAIVVGGGNFFRGAELSQRGMDRGRADYMGMLGTVMNALALQDFLEQAGAATRVQSAIAMTQVAEPYIPRRAERHLEKGRVVIFGAGAGLPYFSTDTVAAQRALEIGAEEVLVAKNGVDAIYTADPNKHADAERIERVTYRDALQRGLKVVDSTAFSLCMDNNMDMRVFGMEPAGNVTRALLGEPIGTLVTA from the coding sequence ATGACCGAACGCACCGGACGCCGTCGCGTCCTTCTCAAGCTCTCCGGGGAGGCATTCGGCGCCGGGCAGCTCGGCGTCAACCCCGACGTGGTCGGTCAGATCGCGCGCGACATCGCCGCAGCGGTCGACCGGGTCGAGGTCGCCATCGTGGTCGGCGGCGGCAACTTCTTCCGCGGAGCGGAGCTCAGCCAGCGGGGCATGGATCGCGGACGTGCCGACTACATGGGCATGCTCGGCACGGTGATGAACGCTCTCGCGCTCCAAGATTTCCTGGAGCAGGCGGGCGCCGCCACGCGCGTGCAGTCCGCGATCGCCATGACGCAGGTCGCTGAACCGTACATCCCCCGGCGCGCCGAGCGGCACCTGGAGAAGGGGCGCGTCGTCATCTTCGGCGCGGGCGCCGGTCTTCCGTACTTCTCGACCGACACCGTCGCCGCGCAGCGCGCGCTCGAGATCGGGGCGGAAGAGGTCCTCGTCGCGAAGAACGGCGTGGACGCGATCTACACCGCCGACCCGAACAAGCACGCCGATGCAGAGCGCATCGAGCGTGTCACCTACCGCGACGCGCTCCAGCGCGGCCTCAAGGTCGTCGACTCGACGGCGTTCAGCCTCTGCATGGACAACAACATGGACATGCGGGTCTTCGGCATGGAGCCCGCCGGCAACGTCACGCGCGCCCTGCTCGGTGAGCCGATCGGTACACTCGTCACCGCCTGA
- a CDS encoding phosphatidate cytidylyltransferase: MSEVTRDPEEGEPSARLGARGAAAPDNGIPLVDGAFPSFDVASVPPRPPLPPVDADLHGSSPLDTADHNAIREQWRVRRDELNSHVSYARDQLDQANERIKQRTGRDLILATVIGLAFGAALLASLLFIKALFVPFALAAALLGVWELTRALRASGRRVDVVPQLIAAAVLVLAAYFAEPWLSWVVVFVSVAFVIVWRLVGQMVAQDGRTYGDVLADAVIGGFVQIYVPFLAGVALILLVQEGGQWWVLSFIAIAVAADTGAYAAGLAFGRHPMAPKISPKKTWEGFGGAVLASLAAGVLLAMFLLDLPWWAGLIIGASILLTATLGDLGESMLKRDLGIKDMSSWLPGHGGLLDRLDSILPSTIPALGLYFLLSPWVVI; this comes from the coding sequence ATGTCCGAAGTCACGCGAGATCCCGAGGAGGGCGAACCGTCGGCGCGCCTGGGCGCGCGTGGTGCGGCGGCGCCCGACAACGGTATCCCGCTCGTGGACGGGGCCTTCCCGTCGTTCGACGTCGCGAGCGTTCCTCCTCGCCCGCCTCTGCCTCCCGTCGACGCGGACCTGCACGGCTCCTCGCCGCTCGACACGGCGGATCACAACGCGATCCGTGAGCAGTGGCGCGTACGGAGAGACGAGCTCAACAGCCACGTCTCCTACGCCCGCGATCAGCTCGATCAGGCGAATGAGCGCATCAAGCAGCGCACCGGGCGCGACCTGATCCTCGCCACGGTGATCGGTCTGGCCTTCGGCGCCGCTCTGTTGGCCTCGCTCCTGTTCATCAAGGCGCTCTTCGTGCCGTTCGCCCTCGCGGCCGCACTGCTGGGCGTGTGGGAGCTGACGAGAGCATTGCGCGCCTCCGGGCGTCGAGTCGATGTCGTTCCGCAGCTCATCGCTGCCGCCGTCCTGGTGCTCGCCGCTTACTTCGCGGAGCCATGGCTGAGTTGGGTCGTGGTATTCGTCTCCGTGGCGTTCGTCATCGTGTGGCGACTCGTCGGTCAGATGGTCGCCCAAGACGGCCGTACGTACGGCGACGTGCTCGCAGACGCCGTGATCGGCGGCTTCGTGCAGATCTACGTGCCGTTCCTCGCCGGGGTCGCCCTCATCCTGCTCGTCCAGGAGGGCGGGCAGTGGTGGGTCCTCAGCTTCATCGCGATCGCCGTCGCGGCGGACACGGGCGCCTATGCGGCCGGCTTGGCGTTCGGACGCCACCCGATGGCGCCGAAGATCAGTCCGAAGAAGACCTGGGAGGGATTCGGCGGCGCCGTCCTCGCATCTCTCGCGGCCGGCGTGCTGCTGGCGATGTTCCTCCTCGACCTCCCCTGGTGGGCGGGACTGATCATCGGAGCGAGCATCCTGCTCACGGCGACTCTGGGAGACCTCGGCGAGTCCATGCTCAAGCGCGACCTCGGCATCAAGGACATGAGCTCCTGGCTTCCCGGCCACGGCGGCCTCCTCGACCGCCTGGACAGCATCCTCCCGTCGACGATCCCCGCGCTCGGGCTCTACTTCCTCCTCTCTCCCTGGGTGGTCATCTGA
- a CDS encoding AI-2E family transporter has translation MKIHNPFRTALVATLGVGLGILLISSVETLSTVLLYLGTALFLSLGLDPLVSFLERRRLPRWLAVLVTILAVLAIFVGIILIVLPVLVNQISQLIAQISVIVQRDEAINDLKQWMQDAFPNLKVDEVFNYAVDWLNTNLTDIGGSIGQGVLVASGAVLSGLFGAFIVLILTIYLTASTPSLKRAVYQLVPASKRERFIDLSEQITDSVGYYVMGQVTQGVINGVLSAIYLSIIQAPFPAVLAVVAFFFSLIPLVGTLTGSTIIVLACLLPGVGSPGIAIAAAIYYLIYMQIEAYVISPRIMSRAVSVPGAVVVVAALAGGSLLGLLGALIAIPVAASVLIIYRQVLIPRMNER, from the coding sequence ATGAAGATCCACAACCCCTTCCGCACCGCCCTGGTGGCGACGCTCGGCGTGGGCCTCGGCATCCTGCTGATCAGCAGCGTCGAGACGCTCTCGACTGTGCTCCTCTATCTCGGGACGGCTCTCTTCCTGAGTCTGGGACTCGACCCGCTCGTGTCCTTCCTGGAGCGGCGACGGCTCCCCCGCTGGTTGGCCGTGCTGGTGACGATCCTCGCGGTGCTGGCGATCTTCGTCGGCATAATCCTGATCGTTCTGCCGGTCCTCGTGAACCAGATCTCCCAGCTCATCGCGCAGATCTCCGTGATCGTCCAGCGCGATGAGGCGATCAACGACCTCAAGCAGTGGATGCAGGATGCCTTCCCGAACCTCAAGGTGGACGAGGTCTTCAACTACGCCGTGGACTGGCTGAACACGAACCTCACCGACATCGGAGGATCAATCGGTCAGGGAGTGCTGGTGGCCAGTGGCGCCGTGCTCAGCGGTCTCTTCGGGGCGTTCATCGTCCTCATCCTCACCATCTACCTCACCGCGTCGACGCCCTCCTTGAAGCGGGCGGTGTACCAGCTCGTGCCCGCCTCCAAGCGCGAGCGCTTCATCGACCTCTCGGAGCAGATCACCGATTCAGTCGGCTACTACGTGATGGGTCAGGTGACCCAGGGAGTGATCAACGGCGTGCTCAGCGCCATCTACCTGAGTATCATCCAGGCGCCGTTCCCCGCGGTCCTCGCCGTCGTCGCGTTCTTCTTCTCGCTGATCCCGCTGGTGGGAACCCTGACCGGATCGACGATCATCGTGCTCGCCTGCCTGCTGCCCGGCGTGGGCTCACCCGGTATCGCGATAGCCGCGGCGATCTACTACCTGATCTACATGCAGATCGAGGCCTACGTCATCTCGCCGCGAATCATGAGCCGCGCCGTGTCGGTCCCGGGGGCGGTCGTCGTCGTCGCCGCGCTCGCGGGCGGCAGCCTGCTCGGACTGCTCGGCGCGCTCATCGCGATCCCGGTGGCCGCCAGCGTCCTGATCATTTACCGCCAGGTGCTCATCCCTCGGATGAACGAACGCTGA
- the tsf gene encoding translation elongation factor Ts yields the protein MANFTIADLKALREQLGTGMVDTKKALEEADGNVEKATEILRLKGAKGNAKRADRSTSEGLIVAREQDGAVTLIELACETDFVAKNDRFITLAEKVADAVAAVKADTLEAALAATAGSQTVEQLISEEAAIIGEKVELRRVRTVTGDKVEVYLHRTSKDLPPQIGVVVAYTGDDAETARSIAQHISFANPSYLAREDVPADAVEKEREIVTEISRNEGKPEAALPKIVEGRVSAFIKQVALLEQDYAKDNKLSVAQVAKDAGITVTDFARFKVGA from the coding sequence ATGGCCAACTTCACCATCGCTGACCTCAAGGCGCTGCGCGAGCAGCTCGGCACGGGCATGGTCGACACCAAGAAGGCGCTCGAGGAGGCTGACGGCAACGTCGAGAAGGCCACCGAGATCCTGCGCCTCAAGGGTGCGAAGGGCAACGCGAAGCGCGCTGACCGTTCCACCAGTGAGGGCCTGATCGTCGCTCGCGAGCAGGATGGCGCCGTGACGCTCATCGAGCTCGCCTGCGAGACCGACTTCGTCGCCAAGAACGACCGCTTCATCACCCTCGCCGAGAAGGTCGCCGACGCTGTCGCGGCCGTCAAGGCCGACACGCTCGAGGCCGCTCTCGCTGCGACGGCCGGTTCGCAGACCGTCGAGCAGCTGATCTCGGAAGAAGCCGCGATCATCGGCGAGAAGGTCGAACTGCGCCGCGTGCGCACGGTCACCGGCGACAAGGTCGAGGTGTACCTGCACCGCACGAGCAAGGACCTGCCTCCGCAGATCGGTGTCGTCGTCGCCTACACGGGTGACGACGCCGAGACGGCGCGCAGCATCGCTCAGCACATCTCGTTCGCCAACCCGTCGTACCTCGCTCGCGAGGACGTTCCGGCTGACGCGGTCGAGAAGGAGCGCGAGATCGTCACCGAGATCTCCCGCAACGAGGGCAAGCCGGAAGCGGCACTGCCCAAGATCGTCGAGGGCCGCGTCTCCGCGTTCATCAAGCAGGTCGCCCTGCTCGAGCAGGACTACGCGAAGGACAACAAGCTCTCTGTCGCCCAGGTGGCGAAGGACGCCGGTATCACCGTGACGGACTTCGCGCGCTTCAAGGTCGGCGCGTAA
- a CDS encoding transglycosylase SLT domain-containing protein: protein MVSVFSALAVVGFAGAMVAPTGVALAEPALADAPDSAYSVALADTQNLTVTVEGAAITPVERGSFEVYVKPKPKPKPKPVVASESNSGSTGGGSLPPYTGGGAPAEWMAAAGIAQSDWQYVDYVVSRESGWNPNATNSSSGACGLVQALPCSKVPGNGYNPVDNLRWASGYATGRYGSWAGAYNFWINNHWW from the coding sequence GTGGTCAGCGTTTTCAGTGCCCTCGCGGTCGTCGGCTTCGCCGGCGCGATGGTCGCACCGACCGGGGTGGCCCTCGCTGAGCCGGCCCTTGCGGATGCTCCGGACTCGGCCTACTCGGTCGCTCTCGCCGACACGCAGAACCTCACGGTGACAGTGGAAGGCGCGGCGATCACCCCCGTCGAGCGCGGATCATTCGAGGTCTACGTGAAGCCGAAGCCCAAGCCGAAGCCGAAGCCCGTGGTGGCATCGGAATCCAACAGCGGCTCGACCGGCGGAGGGTCCCTCCCGCCGTACACGGGTGGCGGAGCACCGGCCGAATGGATGGCCGCGGCAGGCATCGCTCAGAGCGACTGGCAGTACGTCGACTACGTCGTCTCCCGCGAGAGCGGCTGGAACCCGAACGCGACGAACTCCTCTTCAGGTGCGTGCGGTCTCGTTCAGGCCCTGCCGTGCAGCAAGGTTCCCGGTAACGGCTACAACCCGGTCGACAACCTCCGCTGGGCGAGCGGATACGCGACGGGCCGGTACGGCAGCTGGGCGGGCGCGTACAACTTCTGGATCAACAACCACTGGTGGTGA